From the Candidatus Zixiibacteriota bacterium genome, one window contains:
- a CDS encoding DUF58 domain-containing protein — MAVVSRDILKKVRLIEIRTRRLVNDMFSGEYHSSFKGRGMEFDEVREYQIGDDVRQIDWNVTARSGVPYIKKFTEERELSVVFLIDASGSQKFGSGKNLKSELAAELTALLSLAAIKNNDKVGMIIFTDRIEKFVPPAKGRKHVLRLIREVLYFKPEGRGTDIAGALEFYLRLIKRRSVAFLISDFQADDYSRQLLLAGKKHDLVALKLTDPREMEIPSCGMILFEDAESGQTLWLDSTDPRFRAEFKKRNYERQAQMEKLFKQNNVDFINLDTSRSYIEPLIKFFKMREKRIH, encoded by the coding sequence TATCATTCCAGTTTCAAGGGACGCGGTATGGAGTTCGATGAGGTCCGGGAGTACCAGATCGGTGACGATGTGCGCCAGATCGACTGGAATGTGACCGCCCGGTCGGGAGTTCCCTATATCAAGAAATTTACCGAAGAGCGGGAGCTGTCGGTAGTGTTTTTAATCGATGCTTCCGGGTCGCAGAAGTTCGGCAGCGGTAAGAACCTCAAAAGCGAGCTGGCGGCCGAGCTGACAGCGTTGCTGTCACTTGCGGCAATTAAAAACAACGACAAGGTCGGCATGATTATCTTCACCGATCGAATCGAAAAATTCGTACCGCCGGCCAAAGGCCGCAAGCATGTGCTTCGCTTGATTCGAGAAGTGCTGTATTTTAAACCAGAGGGACGCGGAACCGATATTGCCGGAGCGCTGGAATTTTATCTGCGCCTGATCAAGCGCCGTTCGGTCGCGTTTCTGATCAGTGATTTCCAGGCCGATGATTACAGCCGCCAGCTCCTTCTGGCTGGTAAGAAACATGACCTTGTAGCTCTGAAGCTGACCGATCCGCGCGAGATGGAGATTCCCTCCTGCGGGATGATTCTATTCGAGGACGCCGAAAGCGGGCAGACACTCTGGCTGGACAGCACCGATCCGAGATTTCGTGCGGAATTCAAAAAACGTAATTATGAACGTCAGGCACAAATGGAGAAGCTGTTCAAGCAAAACAATGTAGATTTCATTAACCTGGACACATCCCGATCTTATATCGAACCTTTGATAAAATTCTTCAAGATGAGAGAAAAACGAATCCATTGA